A stretch of Coccidioides posadasii str. Silveira chromosome 2, complete sequence DNA encodes these proteins:
- a CDS encoding uncharacterized protein (EggNog:ENOG410PPD8~COG:K): protein MNWPVFASRSPLPAMSSPPTSKRIKTTLPANPPPTHPLNQAGPPFPGPGHFEAPPMVPAPPPTQAPPAPPQQQPGTVPAVNPRKRREGNPPTTAAAPETGGKKKGRTNTPWTAEEEQRLKAMRDAGNTWSEIAKTFPTRTEGSVKKHWYKDMHYAEFAEDESAALREAIKEYEANKWKVIGQKIGKPAKACEQYAKEHFKNL from the exons ATGAATTGGCCGGTCTTTGCATCGAGATCCCCTCTTCCCGCCATGTC CTCCCCCCCCACCTCGAAAAGAATCAAAACTACTCTGCCCGCCAATCCGCCTCCCACACATCCTTTAAACCAGGCAGGACCTCCTTTTCCTGGTCCTGGCCACTTTGAAGCGCCTCCCATGGTGCCAGCTCCTCCCCCTACGCAGGCACCCCCAGCACCTCCCCAGCAACAGCCAGGAACTGTGCCTGCTGTGAATCCCCGGAAAAGAC GTGAAGGGAACCCACCAACCACTGCTGCAGCACCAGAGACAGGAGGCAAGAAGAAAGGCCGCACGAATACTCCATGGACTGCCGAAGAAGAACAGCGACTGAAGGCAATGCGAGATGCCGGTAACACCTGGAGCGAAATTGCCAAG ACATTTCCTACAAGGACAGAGGGCAGTGTCAAGAAACATTGGTACAAG GATATGCACTATGCTGAATTCGCTGAGGATGAG TCAGCCGCTCTGAGGGAGGCAATCAAAGAATACGAAGCAAATAAGTGGAAGGTCATTGGCCAGAAGATTGGAAAGCCTGCTAAG GCATGCGAGCAATACGCAAAGGAACACTTCAAGAATTTGTAA
- a CDS encoding uncharacterized protein (EggNog:ENOG410PR66~COG:S~BUSCO:12410at33183) — MHPITAADILKTSRFRSPKPSEDTGRSNHGVQKHQRSASAGAGRAWTEEEEVYLVRSRMHKMPYKHIALHLRKTELACRLHYHQMLYGSNRRRRSESISSIVSSCTTTYTPEEQPQDKEPLVPSPPRTPPTESCSGPSSAAASPQCSRLHVPILPKPVTQMNSTHTANYPYDKKLRLDTSFADNSQYNQLQVDLGRLRSLYDAYRHSFWSLIASEYSKDPELSGPRLEEAFFHSALAPSPDRLLPMPTPRCSPKSMTPTIHEELPEAAQLPPAAPAGFRAINESGQKRRSSSTSSNASQRIEKCAVASLLTVEKEVWAPKEIVSR, encoded by the exons ATGCATCCAATCACAGCAGCTGATATACTCAAGACATCTCGCTTTCGGTCTCCAAAACCATCCGAAGATACTGGCCGGAGTAACCATGGCGTTCAAAAGCACCAAAGGTCCGCATCTGCGGGGGCAGGGAGAGCGTGGACTGAGGAGGAG GAAGTGTACCTTGTCCGATCCCGCATGCACAAAATGCCATATAAACATATTGCTTTGCACCTCCGGAAAACAGAGTTAGCGTGCCGACTTCATTATCACCAAATGCTCTACGGGAGCAACCGTCGGCGACGCAGCGAATCTATATCATCTATCGTGAGCTCATGCACAACCACCTATACACCCGAGGAACAGCCACAGGACAAGGAACCACTCGTTCCGTCACCACCAAGAACTCCACCAACAGAATCTTGCTCTGGTCCTTCCTCGGCGGCCGCTTCACCTCAATGCTCACGATTGCACGTCCCGATTCTCCCCAAGCCAGTCACCCAAATGAACTCTACCCATACGGCCAACTACCCATACGACAAAAAACTTCGTCTGGACACGTCCTTCGCAGACAACAGCCAATACAACCAGCTCCAGGTCGACCTTGGACGCCTCCGAAGCCTATACGACGCATACCGCCACTCATTCTGGTCCCTCATCGCATCTGAATACTCCAAAGATCCAGAGCTCTCCGGTCCAAGGCTCGAAGAGGCTTTCTTTCACTCCGCCCTTGCCCCCAGTCCAGACCGCCTTCTACCCATGCCTACTCCACGGTGCAGCCCCAAAAGTATGACCCCGACTATCCACGAAGAGCTCCCTGAGGCAGCACAGCTTCCCCCAGCGGCTCCGGCTGGCTTTCGCGCCATTAATGAGTCCGGCCAGAAGAGAAGGTCTTCCAGCACTTCTTCAAATGCAAGTCAGCGCATCGAGAAGTGTGCTGTTGCTTCGTTGTTAACGGTTGAAAAAGAAGTCTGGGCGCCAAAGGAAATTGTTTCCAGATAA